CTCCCTTTGGCCGCTCGGGAACCCCACCAGGGTATTCAAATTGTAGAGCAAACTTCCGTTCGCTAATGGCAATTTACTTCGAATGAAGTATCTCACCTTTCTCCGAAACGCAGTCATGTAAGCACTGTCTTCGTGGGTTATCGCATCTCTGCAATAAATAATGGTGGTGGGGGAAGGATTCGAACCTTCGAAGTCGATGACGGCAGATTTACAGTCTGCTCCCTTTGGCCGCTCGGGAACCCCACCACTGGCCTGCTCTCGGTAAGAGCGGGGCGCATCATATCAAATGAAGCGCCGCTGTAAAGCCCTGAATCTAACAAAAAGAATTGTTTGCGTGTTTTTTGCCCGCAACGGGTTAAAGTTAAACCGCAGCAGCCGGTTTTACAAAATAATCGTGCGGTTTCCGTAGACGAAAACCCGCTGCGCCAGTACCTGGTACAGCGCCCGGCTGAGAACGTTTTTCTCCACGTCGCGGCCGGCTCGCATCATCTCTTCTGCGGTATAGCTGTGATCCACGTGAATAACATCCTGCATAATGATCGGGCCTTCATCCAGGTTATCGTTCACATAGTGAGCGGTAGCGCCAATGATTTTTACACCGCGCTCGTAAGCCTGATGGTAAGGCCGGGCGCCGATAAAAGCAGGCAAGAAAGAGTGGTGGATATTGATAATTTTATTGGCGAAGCGGGAAACAAACTCTGGCGTTAAAACGCGCATGTATTTCGCCAGCACCACATATTCCGGATCCCATGCCGCTACCGCGTCGGCCATCTGCGCATCGTGCTCGGCGCGGCTCAGGCCTTCGTGGCTGACTAGCTGGAAAGGCACGCCAAATTGTTCCACCAGGTTACGCAGCGTTTCGTGGTTACCGATAACCGCTGCAATTTCTACGTCCAGCCCGCCGTAATTCGCTTTCATTAACAGGTCGCCAAGGCAATGAGCCTCTTTCGTCACCATAATAACGATGCGTCGACGGCCGGCGCTATTAAGCTCGCGAACGGATCCTTCCGGCAAGGCACCATCGAGGTCTGCCAGGAAAGTCGCATCGTTGAAGATCCCTTCAAGCTCAGTACGCATAAAAAAACGCCCGGTGCGATGATCGACAAACTCATTATTTTGCACAATGTTCAGTTCGTGCTTGTAACAGATATTGGTAATGCGCGCGATAAGCCCTTTCTGGTCAGGGCAGATGGTGCGCAGGACTTTGCGTTGAAGTGTTTGCATTGGTGATGTTCACCTTAATATTTATTGTGTGTTGGAATTATATTCAGCGCCCGCAGCATTTTTTGAATTTTTTGCCGCTACCGCATGGGCATATATCATTGCGGCCAAACTGTGGCCTCACGCCGTCTACATAGTACCAGCGGTCGTTCTGACGCAGAAAGCGTGAACGCTCAATAATGGCACCCGGCGAACCAGACTCTTCAAATCGAGCGACAAAACTGACAAAGCCCTCATTGGCCTCGCGACCTTCGGCCTGCTCATAA
This genomic interval from Salmonella enterica subsp. enterica serovar Choleraesuis contains the following:
- the purU gene encoding formyltetrahydrofolate deformylase, whose product is MQTLQRKVLRTICPDQKGLIARITNICYKHELNIVQNNEFVDHRTGRFFMRTELEGIFNDATFLADLDGALPEGSVRELNSAGRRRIVIMVTKEAHCLGDLLMKANYGGLDVEIAAVIGNHETLRNLVEQFGVPFQLVSHEGLSRAEHDAQMADAVAAWDPEYVVLAKYMRVLTPEFVSRFANKIINIHHSFLPAFIGARPYHQAYERGVKIIGATAHYVNDNLDEGPIIMQDVIHVDHSYTAEEMMRAGRDVEKNVLSRALYQVLAQRVFVYGNRTIIL